One window of Candidatus Limnocylindria bacterium genomic DNA carries:
- a CDS encoding DEAD/DEAH box helicase, with translation MISLTPDLDRAVKQLGWTTFTPVQELAIPALRSGRDLFAQAQTGTGKTGAFALPILERVEGRAGAPFTLVVVPTRELGQQVAREIEVLGRFRHARVVALYGGVGYRAQEDALRRGAHVVVGTPGRLLDLASRRTLDLSRIRVLVLDEADRLLDLGFAPDIARIVALLRGPRQTALFSATLTNDVRAVARKYTKDPVSVTIKPEEPIVAAIDQAWVQVRETDKVAALHEILRRDDVVRTLVFRRTKHGADKLVKALERLGSPARALHGNVGQHERERVLEGFRSGRIPTLVATNLAARGIHVADIGHVVNFDLPEDAETFVHRTGRTGRAGKRGVAFTFVNETQHAAFADLRRRAKVPFRQERLGIGSRVKIPA, from the coding sequence TTGATCTCGCTTACCCCCGATCTCGACCGCGCTGTGAAGCAGCTCGGCTGGACCACCTTCACGCCCGTTCAGGAGCTCGCGATACCGGCGCTTCGCTCGGGACGCGACCTCTTCGCCCAAGCGCAGACGGGCACCGGCAAGACCGGTGCTTTCGCCCTGCCCATCCTCGAGCGCGTCGAGGGCCGCGCCGGTGCCCCATTCACCCTCGTTGTCGTACCGACGCGGGAACTCGGCCAGCAGGTCGCCCGCGAGATCGAGGTGCTCGGACGCTTCCGTCATGCGCGCGTCGTCGCCCTGTACGGCGGCGTTGGTTACCGCGCGCAGGAAGACGCCCTGCGTCGCGGAGCGCACGTCGTCGTCGGCACGCCCGGACGTCTCCTCGATCTGGCGTCCCGGCGAACGCTCGACCTCTCGCGCATCCGGGTCCTCGTGCTCGACGAGGCCGACCGCCTGCTCGACCTTGGCTTCGCACCGGACATCGCGCGCATCGTCGCGCTCCTGAGGGGCCCGCGGCAGACCGCGCTCTTCTCGGCAACGCTCACGAACGACGTTCGAGCGGTAGCACGCAAGTACACCAAGGATCCGGTGAGCGTGACGATCAAGCCGGAAGAGCCGATCGTTGCCGCGATCGACCAAGCCTGGGTGCAGGTGCGCGAGACCGACAAGGTCGCCGCGCTCCACGAGATCCTCCGCCGCGATGATGTCGTGCGCACACTTGTCTTCCGGCGCACAAAGCACGGCGCCGACAAGCTCGTAAAGGCGCTCGAGCGCCTCGGCAGCCCGGCGCGCGCGCTGCATGGGAACGTCGGCCAGCACGAGCGCGAGCGTGTGCTGGAGGGGTTCCGCAGCGGCCGCATCCCGACCCTCGTCGCGACGAACCTCGCGGCGCGCGGGATCCACGTCGCGGACATCGGTCACGTCGTGAACTTTGACCTGCCCGAAGATGCCGAGACCTTCGTGCACCGCACCGGTCGCACCGGCCGCGCGGGAAAGCGCGGCGTCGCCTTCACCTTCGTGAACGAGACGCAACACGCAGCGTTCGCGGACCTGCGGCGGCGTGCGAAGGTGCCCTTCCGCCAGGAACGACTTGGCATCGGATCAAGGGTCAAGATCCCCGCTTAG
- a CDS encoding DUF3048 domain-containing protein — MHVSRSYTRSLALLLASTVIVAACGAPKTIEFSPSPAASTVRASATPKATLDPAAACEECWPLSGLPAASGAATNRRPLLIKIDNAPAARPHYAITQADLVFEIIVEGGVTRLAAIFQTQDPATIGGVRSARLVDRSLTPMVRGALVYSGTSAYAWSLISKDADQGKYIELSADHAQGYFRVNFRAAPYNLFTSAANQRQNLKQLGKETANDIPKWAFLVSQDHPATLAGMSGGVPATEIAIPYRADTSAVSYQYDAATKTYARFQNAAGRPARDVDALTNKPVSATDVVIIQTEIWDVPDIVDAAGALSNDMRMTGTGPATVFRDGLRQDGTWSRKDDLSPFVFRNAAGEQILLSPGQPWIHVIPLDMKVSSQ, encoded by the coding sequence ATGCACGTCAGTCGCTCGTACACACGGTCACTCGCCCTCCTCCTCGCGAGCACAGTGATCGTCGCCGCCTGTGGCGCCCCGAAGACGATCGAGTTCTCGCCCTCGCCGGCCGCATCGACGGTACGCGCGAGCGCGACGCCGAAGGCGACCCTCGATCCCGCGGCGGCTTGTGAGGAGTGCTGGCCGCTCAGCGGCCTGCCAGCCGCGAGTGGCGCGGCGACGAACCGGAGGCCCCTGCTGATCAAGATCGACAACGCGCCCGCCGCGCGGCCCCATTACGCCATCACACAGGCGGACTTGGTGTTCGAGATCATCGTCGAGGGCGGCGTCACGCGGCTTGCGGCGATCTTCCAGACGCAGGACCCGGCAACGATCGGCGGCGTCCGCTCGGCGCGGCTCGTCGATCGCTCGCTGACACCGATGGTCCGTGGCGCGCTCGTGTACTCGGGGACATCCGCGTACGCCTGGTCGCTCATCAGCAAAGACGCCGACCAGGGCAAGTACATCGAGCTCTCGGCCGATCATGCGCAGGGCTACTTCCGCGTGAACTTCCGGGCCGCTCCGTACAACCTGTTCACCAGCGCCGCGAACCAACGACAGAACCTGAAGCAGCTCGGCAAAGAGACGGCGAACGACATCCCGAAGTGGGCATTCCTCGTGTCGCAGGATCATCCGGCCACGCTCGCCGGCATGAGCGGCGGCGTACCCGCGACGGAGATCGCCATCCCCTATCGCGCGGATACCTCTGCGGTGAGCTACCAGTACGACGCTGCGACCAAGACCTACGCGCGATTCCAGAACGCCGCCGGACGGCCCGCCCGCGATGTCGATGCCCTCACGAACAAGCCCGTGTCGGCGACGGACGTGGTGATCATCCAGACCGAGATCTGGGACGTGCCGGACATCGTCGACGCCGCGGGCGCGCTCTCGAACGACATGCGTATGACGGGCACCGGGCCCGCCACGGTCTTCCGCGACGGACTTCGCCAGGACGGCACGTGGTCGCGCAAGGACGACCTCTCACCGTTCGTGTTCAGGAACGCGGCTGGCGAGCAGATCCTTCTGTCTCCCGGACAGCCGTGGATCCATGTCATCCCGCTCGACATGAAGGTCAGCTCGCAGTAA
- a CDS encoding ABC transporter ATP-binding protein — protein sequence MIFYRDHRSERPEIPPERRQLRRVPRVLASSFRLVWEAAPRRFVVSLAPQAVSAVIVGAQLVITRDLIAAVLATGSGGDVGRVGQLLVATIGLSLLGSAANLMQNQQQSLLSAIVERHTNSVLLDRIIAIDLKRFETPEFQDLLRRAMNAMGRMMGVTGAAIGLVRGVALIVGVAAALYVLQPVLLLIAVIGFVPMWLASMATSRTMYRFFRSMTPNERQRSYVFNLFTQREYAKEIRAFGLAGYLRALYERLSNERLEELGKNLRKRARYQALSSGASAAVSALTYGALAYLVIDHRIGVAEAGAAVVASQQLNGQLNGIVQNMSQLYEASLFLEDWEEFSALAPALQLATPGPGTPFERIELEHVTFTYPRTSPKDPAPARAALSDVSLDIRKGEVIALVGENGSGKTTLAKVLCGLYPPDAGRILWDGVDASTRESGWIFDRVAVLFQDFARFMLTARENIGLGRVERIGDADAVIRAAERAGATSFINEWPERYDTILGPVFMGGKEISIGQWQRVALARAFFRDAPLVVLDEPTAALDARAEHDLFTRIRDLFAGRSVLLISHRFSSVRSADRIYVLHEGQIVEHGTHDELMQLDGRYAELFTMQASAYFPELLKTRA from the coding sequence GTGATCTTCTACCGCGACCATCGAAGCGAGCGCCCCGAGATCCCACCGGAGCGACGCCAGCTGCGCCGGGTGCCGCGCGTTCTCGCGTCATCGTTCCGCCTGGTCTGGGAGGCTGCGCCACGCCGGTTCGTCGTGAGCCTCGCGCCACAGGCCGTGAGCGCGGTCATCGTCGGCGCCCAGCTCGTCATCACACGGGATCTCATCGCAGCCGTCCTCGCGACCGGAAGCGGCGGCGACGTCGGCCGTGTCGGGCAGCTCTTGGTCGCGACGATCGGGCTGTCGCTCCTTGGCAGTGCCGCCAACCTGATGCAGAACCAGCAGCAATCGCTGCTGTCCGCGATCGTCGAGCGGCACACGAATTCGGTCCTGCTCGACCGCATCATCGCGATCGACCTGAAACGCTTCGAGACCCCGGAGTTCCAGGACCTGCTCCGGCGCGCGATGAACGCGATGGGTCGGATGATGGGCGTGACCGGCGCGGCGATCGGGCTCGTGCGGGGTGTCGCACTCATCGTCGGCGTCGCGGCCGCGCTGTACGTGCTCCAGCCAGTGCTCCTTCTCATCGCGGTCATCGGCTTCGTCCCGATGTGGCTCGCGAGCATGGCGACGAGCCGCACGATGTATAGGTTCTTCCGCTCGATGACGCCGAACGAGCGTCAACGCAGCTATGTATTCAACCTCTTCACCCAGCGCGAGTACGCGAAGGAGATCCGCGCGTTCGGCCTGGCCGGCTATCTCCGCGCCCTCTACGAGCGCCTCTCGAACGAGCGCCTCGAGGAGCTGGGCAAGAATCTGCGCAAGCGCGCGCGTTATCAGGCGCTGAGCAGCGGCGCCTCGGCGGCGGTCAGCGCGCTCACGTATGGCGCGCTCGCGTACCTCGTGATCGACCATCGGATCGGCGTGGCGGAGGCCGGCGCGGCGGTGGTCGCGAGCCAGCAGCTGAACGGCCAGCTCAACGGGATCGTCCAGAACATGTCGCAGCTGTACGAGGCCAGCCTGTTCCTCGAGGACTGGGAGGAATTCTCCGCGCTCGCACCGGCGCTCCAGCTCGCCACCCCAGGTCCCGGGACGCCGTTCGAGCGCATCGAGCTCGAACACGTGACGTTCACTTATCCGCGCACGAGTCCGAAGGACCCGGCGCCGGCACGCGCGGCGCTGTCCGACGTGTCGCTGGACATACGGAAGGGAGAGGTCATCGCGCTCGTCGGAGAGAACGGCTCCGGAAAGACGACGCTTGCGAAGGTGCTCTGCGGTCTATACCCGCCCGACGCCGGCCGCATCCTCTGGGACGGCGTCGACGCGTCGACGCGCGAGTCGGGCTGGATCTTCGACCGCGTGGCCGTGCTCTTCCAGGACTTCGCGCGCTTCATGCTGACCGCGCGCGAGAACATCGGGCTAGGCCGCGTCGAGCGGATCGGTGACGCCGACGCGGTCATCCGTGCCGCGGAGCGCGCCGGCGCGACATCGTTCATCAACGAATGGCCGGAGCGCTACGACACGATCCTCGGCCCGGTCTTCATGGGCGGCAAGGAGATCTCGATCGGTCAGTGGCAGCGTGTCGCGCTCGCCCGCGCGTTCTTCCGCGACGCGCCGCTCGTCGTGCTCGACGAGCCCACGGCCGCGCTCGACGCGCGCGCCGAGCACGACCTCTTCACCCGCATCCGCGACCTGTTCGCGGGCAGGTCCGTCCTCCTCATCTCGCATCGCTTCTCGAGCGTCCGCTCGGCGGACCGCATCTACGTGCTGCACGAAGGACAGATCGTCGAGCACGGAACGCACGACGAGCTCATGCAGCTCGACGGCCGCTACGCGGAGCTCTTCACGATGCAGGCCTCCGCGTACTTCCCGGAGCTGCTGAAGACGCGCGCCTAG
- a CDS encoding HAD family hydrolase codes for MAVVFLLDLDNTLIDNDAVREKLTEGTRRLLGATLADRFWKIYEEVRDEFNHVDFLETLDRFHRTANEPADRQRQLDRVILDFPYAEARYPATINVLAALWQAGTPVVLSDGDPVFQPLKVFRSGVADAVRGNVLVFPHKESCLDAVARLFPADNYVAVDDKAAILAALKTQWKARLTTVHVLQGKYADDAHNGPAPDHVIGGIADLTELIAKGYSIA; via the coding sequence ATGGCGGTCGTGTTCCTGCTGGATCTCGATAACACGCTGATCGACAACGACGCGGTGCGCGAGAAGCTCACCGAGGGTACGCGTCGTCTCTTGGGAGCCACGCTGGCCGACCGCTTCTGGAAGATCTACGAAGAGGTCCGCGACGAATTCAACCATGTCGACTTCCTCGAGACGCTCGATCGCTTTCATCGCACGGCGAATGAGCCCGCAGATCGGCAGCGCCAACTCGACAGAGTGATCCTCGACTTCCCCTACGCAGAAGCGCGTTACCCCGCGACGATCAATGTGCTCGCCGCGTTGTGGCAGGCCGGCACGCCGGTGGTGCTGTCTGACGGCGACCCGGTGTTCCAACCGCTGAAGGTCTTTCGCTCCGGCGTCGCCGACGCGGTTCGCGGGAACGTGCTGGTGTTCCCGCATAAGGAGAGCTGTCTCGATGCCGTCGCGCGCCTCTTTCCCGCCGACAACTACGTGGCGGTGGACGACAAGGCCGCGATCCTCGCTGCGCTGAAGACCCAGTGGAAAGCTCGACTCACCACGGTCCACGTGCTGCAAGGCAAGTACGCGGACGATGCTCACAACGGCCCTGCCCCCGACCACGTGATCGGGGGAATCGCGGACCTGACCGAGTTGATCGCTAAGGGCTATTCGATCGCGTAG